A genomic segment from Bacillus cereus G9842 encodes:
- a CDS encoding dipeptide epimerase: MNKMKITDVKVNRRRVKLHTPFKTALRTVTEIESIDVYIHTDEGVIGKGAAAATPVITGDFTSGIEEAILGPMRSCLIGQDIIQFQQLLQRIQMSCIRNSSAKAAVDIALYDVYCQYQKVPLYALLGGKKEIYTDITVSVDEPVLMAKEAKKHIEKGFQTLKIKVGKEAHLDLERIEAIRNVVPRNTTLRLDANQGWSPKEAVSIIQGMENRNLNIEFIEQPVHAKDWDGLKYVKDRVQTPIMADESIFSASDALKLVQGRYADLINIKLMKCGGIREAWRIADIAETAGVKCMVGSMMESSLSVSAVAHLAAAHPNIHYFDLDAPLWLMEEPEGMTYSGSKVNLQSTVNSKS; encoded by the coding sequence ATGAACAAAATGAAAATTACAGATGTAAAAGTAAATCGTAGACGTGTAAAACTTCATACACCGTTTAAAACCGCGCTTCGTACTGTAACAGAAATTGAAAGTATAGATGTTTATATTCATACAGATGAAGGAGTGATTGGTAAGGGAGCTGCAGCCGCAACGCCAGTTATTACGGGTGATTTCACCAGTGGAATAGAAGAAGCGATTTTAGGACCGATGCGTTCATGTTTAATTGGTCAAGATATCATTCAGTTTCAGCAGTTACTACAGCGCATTCAAATGAGTTGTATTAGAAATTCAAGTGCGAAAGCAGCGGTAGATATCGCTTTATATGATGTATATTGCCAATATCAAAAGGTGCCGTTATATGCATTGTTAGGCGGGAAGAAAGAAATTTATACGGATATTACAGTGAGTGTGGATGAGCCTGTATTAATGGCAAAAGAAGCGAAGAAACATATAGAAAAAGGATTTCAAACATTAAAGATTAAAGTGGGTAAAGAGGCGCATTTAGATTTGGAACGTATTGAGGCAATTCGAAATGTGGTACCAAGAAATACGACATTACGTTTAGATGCGAATCAAGGTTGGAGTCCAAAAGAAGCGGTCTCTATCATTCAAGGGATGGAAAATCGTAATTTAAATATAGAATTTATTGAACAACCAGTACACGCGAAAGATTGGGATGGGTTAAAGTACGTCAAAGATCGTGTGCAAACGCCAATTATGGCCGATGAAAGTATATTTTCAGCAAGTGATGCATTAAAGCTCGTTCAAGGAAGATATGCAGACTTAATTAATATTAAATTAATGAAATGTGGTGGCATACGTGAAGCATGGCGTATTGCAGATATCGCAGAAACAGCTGGTGTGAAGTGTATGGTGGGAAGCATGATGGAATCTTCACTTTCCGTTAGTGCTGTTGCGCATTTAGCGGCAGCGCATCCTAATATTCATTATTTTGATCTTGATGCACCGCTTTGGTTAATGGAAGAGCCGGAAGGAATGACTTATTCTGGA
- a CDS encoding DUF3870 domain-containing protein, protein MYASNTIYIVGDAKAPQNNPITEKFKSYFVAFVLVKDTGEIVDVDCSATIALTSQFVKYLFLHKNINDPALVMEVKNRYFGSSQKALLVALKDAQKKYNQIAALSTQS, encoded by the coding sequence TTGTACGCTTCAAATACAATTTATATCGTAGGGGATGCGAAAGCACCTCAAAATAATCCCATTACTGAAAAGTTTAAAAGCTATTTCGTAGCATTTGTACTTGTTAAGGATACAGGGGAAATTGTAGATGTAGACTGCTCAGCGACAATTGCATTAACATCTCAATTTGTTAAATATTTATTTCTACATAAAAATATAAATGACCCGGCGTTAGTAATGGAAGTAAAGAACCGATATTTCGGCTCTTCTCAAAAAGCGTTACTTGTAGCGCTAAAAGATGCACAGAAAAAATATAATCAGATTGCTGCTTTGTCTACTCAATCATAG
- a CDS encoding FtsB family cell division protein, with the protein MRKLKRVNVPNIPEQLSQPSDKRRINKKKLRRLILMVLFIAATTLYVQYILTKQQEVIDKKKGTITDQKEQLVSLKKDKDSLKTNIENLTDDEEEILKFARKEYQFSKSNETIFVMPK; encoded by the coding sequence ATGAGGAAACTCAAACGAGTAAATGTTCCTAATATACCAGAGCAGTTATCACAACCTAGTGACAAGCGTAGGATAAATAAAAAGAAGTTAAGGCGACTTATTTTAATGGTCCTTTTTATTGCAGCAACTACTCTGTACGTTCAATATATTTTAACGAAACAACAAGAAGTAATTGATAAGAAGAAAGGTACGATTACGGATCAAAAGGAACAATTAGTATCTTTAAAGAAAGATAAAGATTCTTTAAAGACTAACATAGAAAATTTAACAGACGATGAGGAAGAAATTTTGAAGTTTGCGAGAAAAGAGTATCAATTTTCTAAGTCAAATGAAACTATATTTGTGATGCCCAAGTAA
- a CDS encoding aldo/keto reductase, translating to MHYRTLGNTGITVSEIGFGAWAIGGDEWGPVNDKQFITAIKKAIECGVNFIDTADVYGLGHSEKLVATAIKGHRNDIILSTKGGLIGHHYDTNGVPVYDTPEKIIAVFETSLQRLQTDYIDLYFCHIWWHNRRETEAFLRAFDILKRDGKVRAVGVSTHDLQYIHHFNNNNEIDIVQLDYNILNRKPEKDILPFLQEKNLGAVIRGPLKMGILTGKFTNKTIFPDGDLRKDWPNETWFQEDLQTVEKLRLLSKKNQTLGQLALRYVLSHPAVSVVIPGAKSGTQAQENANASVRPILSDEELNYIHSI from the coding sequence ATGCATTACCGCACATTAGGTAACACTGGAATAACTGTTTCTGAAATAGGTTTTGGGGCATGGGCAATCGGTGGTGATGAATGGGGACCTGTTAACGATAAACAATTTATAACTGCTATAAAAAAAGCCATTGAGTGTGGTGTGAATTTTATTGATACTGCGGATGTGTATGGTTTAGGACATAGTGAAAAGTTGGTGGCTACCGCGATTAAAGGACATCGTAATGATATTATACTATCAACGAAAGGTGGTTTAATCGGACATCACTACGACACTAATGGCGTTCCTGTATATGATACTCCTGAAAAAATCATCGCCGTATTTGAAACAAGTTTACAACGTCTTCAAACAGATTATATTGATCTTTATTTTTGTCATATTTGGTGGCATAATCGTAGAGAAACAGAAGCATTTCTACGTGCATTTGACATATTAAAACGTGATGGCAAAGTAAGAGCAGTCGGTGTTTCGACTCATGATTTACAATACATTCATCATTTCAATAACAACAACGAAATTGATATCGTACAACTTGATTACAATATATTAAATCGAAAACCAGAAAAAGATATATTACCATTCTTACAAGAGAAAAATCTAGGGGCTGTTATTCGTGGTCCATTAAAAATGGGCATTTTAACTGGAAAATTTACAAATAAAACAATTTTTCCAGATGGAGATTTACGCAAAGATTGGCCAAATGAAACTTGGTTTCAAGAAGACTTACAAACCGTAGAGAAACTTCGGTTGCTCTCAAAAAAAAATCAGACCCTAGGGCAACTTGCACTTCGCTATGTACTCTCTCATCCGGCAGTAAGTGTTGTAATTCCTGGTGCGAAGTCAGGAACGCAAGCACAAGAAAATGCAAATGCATCTGTTCGCCCTATTTTGAGTGATGAAGAGCTTAACTATATTCATTCAATATAA
- a CDS encoding DJ-1/PfpI family protein, with protein MMNKWSVGIFLFNEVEVLDFAGPFEVFSVTEVNEEKPFTVYTVSENGEMITARNGLKVQPDYSIENLPPVDILIIPGGLGARKYEIKNEIVIKWIRQQMKEVKLMTSVCTGALLLAKAGLLEGLKATTHWASIEKFKNEFQNVEVIENVKFVDEGHIITSAGISAGINMAFHIVKNLLGVHVAEDTAKRMEYDISLPN; from the coding sequence ATGATGAATAAATGGAGTGTTGGTATATTTTTATTTAATGAAGTAGAAGTGTTAGATTTTGCAGGACCATTTGAAGTTTTTTCTGTAACTGAGGTGAATGAAGAAAAACCATTTACTGTTTATACAGTTAGCGAGAATGGAGAAATGATTACAGCAAGGAATGGATTGAAGGTACAGCCAGATTATAGTATTGAAAATTTACCACCAGTGGATATTTTAATAATTCCGGGTGGGCTAGGTGCTAGAAAATATGAAATAAAAAATGAAATAGTAATAAAATGGATTCGCCAACAAATGAAAGAAGTAAAGCTGATGACTTCAGTTTGTACAGGAGCGTTATTACTGGCGAAAGCAGGTTTACTGGAAGGGTTAAAAGCAACAACACATTGGGCTAGTATTGAAAAGTTTAAAAATGAGTTTCAAAATGTTGAAGTTATAGAAAATGTAAAGTTTGTAGATGAAGGACATATTATAACATCTGCCGGAATTTCAGCTGGAATTAATATGGCATTTCATATTGTGAAAAACTTGTTAGGTGTGCATGTTGCGGAGGACACAGCGAAGCGAATGGAGTATGATATTAGTTTGCCAAATTAA
- a CDS encoding ankyrin repeat domain-containing protein, protein MEHLQSIAQAVISGHKGKVVKFIKASPSIVNECSEDGWTPLHLAAYFGQKEIASFLLESGADIHSRAKNENENTPLQAAIANKQSELVAFLIEKGSNVNIMQSGGWTGLHEAALLGNEEIIMLLLKNGANKMIKKNDGKTAYDIALEKGYDHLLHHLKQEVNL, encoded by the coding sequence ATGGAGCATTTACAATCAATAGCACAAGCTGTTATAAGTGGTCATAAGGGAAAAGTAGTGAAGTTTATAAAGGCGAGTCCAAGTATTGTTAACGAATGTAGTGAAGATGGCTGGACACCACTTCATTTAGCAGCTTATTTTGGACAAAAAGAAATAGCGAGTTTTCTTTTAGAAAGCGGTGCAGATATACATAGTAGAGCGAAAAACGAAAATGAAAATACGCCTTTGCAAGCAGCAATCGCGAACAAGCAAAGTGAACTTGTTGCTTTCTTAATTGAAAAAGGATCAAATGTAAATATTATGCAAAGTGGTGGCTGGACAGGACTTCACGAAGCGGCATTATTAGGAAATGAAGAAATAATTATGCTACTCCTTAAAAATGGAGCTAATAAGATGATAAAGAAAAATGATGGGAAAACAGCGTATGATATTGCATTAGAAAAAGGATATGATCACCTTTTACATCATTTGAAACAGGAAGTGAACTTATGA
- a CDS encoding AAA family ATPase gives MKLILIFGPQAVGKMTVGQELATLTGLKLFHNHMTIDLVSPIFDYSTTEAKRLVSLFRNEIFEEVSKSDLSGMIFTYIWAFDLQSDWDYIHYVESIFESKGGTVYFIELEAELDERLERNKSPNRLEHKPKKRDIEWSQNNLKETMKKHRLNSLHGEIEKEEYIKINNTYLSAKEVAEMIKEKFQL, from the coding sequence ATGAAACTTATATTAATATTTGGCCCACAAGCAGTTGGGAAAATGACAGTGGGTCAAGAATTAGCAACATTAACCGGTTTAAAACTTTTTCATAACCACATGACAATTGATTTAGTAAGTCCAATTTTTGATTACAGTACGACAGAAGCAAAAAGGCTAGTAAGTTTATTTCGTAATGAAATATTTGAAGAAGTATCTAAAAGTGATTTATCTGGAATGATTTTTACGTATATATGGGCATTTGACCTCCAATCGGATTGGGATTATATACATTATGTAGAAAGTATTTTTGAATCAAAAGGTGGGACAGTGTATTTTATAGAGCTGGAAGCGGAATTAGATGAAAGATTAGAACGGAATAAAAGTCCGAATAGATTAGAACATAAACCGAAAAAAAGAGATATTGAGTGGTCTCAAAATAATTTGAAAGAGACGATGAAAAAGCATAGATTAAACTCTCTTCATGGTGAAATTGAAAAAGAAGAGTATATAAAAATTAATAACACGTATTTGAGTGCAAAAGAAGTAGCGGAAATGATTAAAGAGAAGTTTCAATTGTAA
- a CDS encoding class I SAM-dependent methyltransferase produces MFSFYSTLCTELYDYTKPVGYSLNGDIEYYKERLKDCRGRILEAAVGSGRVIIPLLEAGFTVDGIDYSPEMLDSCRKRCKERGLHPNLYEGSLQQLSLPHKYEAIIIPTGSFCLIENRVDSINALKYFYEHLNPGGRLIVDIMLPYDWKTGEIHTSTFSLPSGDGITLENKSIEIDWLNQVTVSYLKYEKWSKGQLVQTELQRFAVRWYGIEEFKLLLESIGFSNITCSAEYAYKNEPSNANQMFTFEAVRKE; encoded by the coding sequence ATGTTTAGTTTTTATAGTACACTTTGTACGGAACTGTATGATTACACAAAACCAGTCGGTTATTCTTTGAATGGTGATATTGAGTATTACAAAGAACGTTTAAAAGATTGTAGAGGAAGAATCCTCGAAGCTGCAGTAGGTTCAGGGCGTGTCATCATTCCACTTCTAGAGGCTGGTTTTACAGTAGATGGGATAGATTATTCACCTGAAATGCTAGATTCTTGCCGTAAGCGCTGTAAAGAGAGAGGCTTACATCCTAATTTATATGAAGGAAGCTTGCAACAATTATCACTTCCGCATAAATATGAGGCAATTATCATTCCTACTGGATCTTTTTGTTTAATTGAAAATCGTGTCGATTCTATAAACGCATTGAAATATTTTTATGAACATCTTAATCCAGGCGGACGATTAATCGTAGATATTATGCTTCCGTATGACTGGAAGACTGGGGAAATTCATACATCGACTTTTTCTTTGCCGAGCGGAGACGGAATCACATTAGAAAATAAATCAATTGAAATAGATTGGCTGAACCAAGTTACTGTATCATATTTGAAATATGAAAAGTGGAGTAAAGGACAGTTAGTACAAACAGAACTACAACGCTTTGCGGTACGTTGGTATGGAATAGAAGAGTTTAAACTTCTGTTAGAAAGTATAGGTTTCTCTAATATTACTTGCTCTGCTGAATATGCTTATAAAAACGAACCGTCAAATGCAAATCAAATGTTTACTTTTGAAGCTGTGCGAAAAGAATAG